From Myxococcota bacterium, one genomic window encodes:
- a CDS encoding DUF2779 domain-containing protein: MPDAALLDNVRHLAGLQCELRLWLEAHDASGADPALAAERAAAARARAELRALYAGLFPDAERERVFRAAGAQARAEFLVRERDGALGLRIVRAALRPNEGHLDELAFVHAVAAAAGVMLGSAGVVHLDPDFVRGAGPVDARALLRHADVTRDVEFLARDLAKRLESQARVLAGARPSVEPSPHCRRPQTCGFWKRCTAGRARDWIGHLPGLRPQNHAAIVEAAVTRIGDLPDALAQTPAQRNAREALARGGPVVTPELEAALSALGPSPDFLDFEAIVPELPLYPGTRPLEPVPFQWSAHLGEPDGSLRHAEYLAGSGADPRRGFAETLLEAFAGRVRPVAVYSSFESEVLELLARVFPELARELDALRARLFDLLPVLRRSVYHPEFLGSFSLKRVAPVLAKGFRFDDLPGIADGGAAARGWHALARGELSAADAARVLAELRAYCARDSLALAELTRALRALAAQPAHSVP, from the coding sequence GTGCCCGACGCCGCGCTGCTCGACAACGTCCGCCACCTCGCCGGGCTGCAGTGCGAGCTGCGCCTGTGGCTCGAGGCGCACGATGCGTCGGGCGCCGACCCGGCGCTCGCCGCCGAGCGCGCCGCCGCCGCGCGCGCGCGCGCGGAGCTGCGCGCGCTCTACGCGGGCTTGTTCCCCGACGCGGAGCGCGAGCGCGTGTTTCGCGCGGCCGGCGCCCAGGCGCGCGCGGAGTTCCTGGTGCGCGAGCGCGACGGAGCGCTCGGCCTGCGCATCGTGCGCGCGGCGCTGCGGCCCAACGAAGGCCACCTGGACGAGCTGGCGTTCGTGCACGCCGTCGCGGCCGCGGCGGGCGTGATGCTCGGCTCGGCCGGCGTCGTGCACCTGGACCCGGACTTCGTGCGCGGCGCGGGGCCGGTCGACGCGCGGGCGCTGCTGCGCCACGCCGACGTGACTCGCGACGTGGAGTTCCTGGCCCGCGACCTCGCCAAGCGCCTCGAGTCACAGGCGCGCGTGCTGGCGGGCGCGCGGCCGAGCGTGGAGCCGTCGCCGCACTGCCGGCGGCCGCAGACCTGCGGCTTCTGGAAACGCTGCACCGCGGGGCGCGCGCGCGACTGGATCGGCCACCTGCCCGGGCTCCGGCCGCAGAATCACGCGGCGATCGTCGAGGCGGCCGTCACGCGCATCGGCGACCTGCCCGACGCGCTGGCGCAGACTCCCGCGCAGCGCAACGCGCGCGAGGCGTTGGCGCGCGGGGGCCCGGTGGTGACTCCCGAGCTCGAGGCGGCGCTCTCGGCGCTCGGACCGTCGCCCGACTTCCTCGACTTCGAGGCGATCGTGCCCGAGCTGCCGCTGTATCCGGGCACGCGGCCGCTCGAGCCCGTGCCCTTCCAGTGGTCGGCGCACCTGGGCGAGCCGGACGGCTCGCTGCGGCACGCGGAGTATCTCGCCGGGAGTGGCGCGGACCCGCGGCGCGGCTTCGCGGAGACGCTGCTCGAGGCGTTCGCGGGCCGGGTCCGGCCGGTCGCGGTGTACTCGAGCTTCGAGTCCGAGGTGCTGGAGCTCCTGGCGCGCGTGTTCCCGGAGCTGGCGCGCGAGCTCGACGCGCTGCGCGCGCGGCTGTTCGATCTCCTGCCCGTGCTGCGCCGCTCCGTGTATCACCCGGAGTTCCTGGGCTCGTTCTCGCTCAAGCGCGTGGCACCGGTGCTGGCGAAGGGCTTCCGCTTCGACGACCTGCCCGGGATCGCCGACGGCGGCGCCGCCGCGCGCGGCTGGCACGCGCTGGCGCGCGGCGAGCTCTCGGCCGCCGACGCGGCGCGCGTGCTGGCCGAGCTGCGCGCCTACTGCGCGCGCGACTCACTCGCCCTGGCCGAGCTCACGCGCGCGCTGCGCGCCCTGGCAGCGCAGCCAGCTCACTCCGTTCCGTAG
- a CDS encoding CaiB/BaiF CoA-transferase family protein, protein MGPLQGIRVLEFAGIGPGPFCAMLLADMGADVVRIDRASSAAGRAPVDPLLRGRRSIAVDLKQREGIEAVLRLIAGADALIEGFRPGVMERLGLGPDACLARNPKLVYGRMTGWGQDGPMAQAAGHDINYIALAGALEGIGRAGQPPLPPLNLVGDFGGGGMLLAFGVLAALLEQKRSGKGQVVDAAMVDGAALLMSMFWGMRHVGMWSDVRGTNLLDTGAHFYEVYECADGKYISLGSIEPQFYAELVKLAELEPAEFPQLDRASWPELKRKLAAVFKRKPRAEWCRIMEGSDVCFAPVLSMGEAPAHPHNVARKTFIEVAGVTQPAPAPRFSRTAPEVSRPPARPGEHGEDVLASFGFSAPEIRKLRESKAIG, encoded by the coding sequence ATGGGACCCCTACAAGGCATTCGTGTGCTCGAGTTCGCGGGGATCGGGCCCGGTCCGTTCTGCGCGATGCTGTTGGCCGACATGGGCGCGGACGTGGTGCGCATCGACCGCGCGTCGAGCGCGGCCGGACGCGCGCCCGTGGACCCGCTGCTGCGCGGGCGCCGCAGCATCGCCGTCGACCTGAAGCAGCGCGAGGGGATCGAGGCCGTGCTGCGGCTGATCGCGGGCGCCGACGCGCTGATCGAAGGCTTCCGGCCCGGTGTGATGGAGCGGCTCGGGCTGGGACCCGACGCGTGTCTCGCCCGCAACCCGAAGCTCGTCTACGGCCGCATGACCGGCTGGGGCCAGGACGGGCCCATGGCGCAGGCCGCGGGTCACGACATCAACTACATCGCGCTGGCCGGCGCGCTCGAGGGCATCGGCCGCGCGGGTCAGCCGCCGCTTCCGCCGCTCAATTTGGTGGGTGACTTCGGCGGCGGCGGCATGCTGCTCGCGTTCGGCGTGCTCGCGGCGCTGCTCGAGCAGAAGCGCTCGGGCAAGGGCCAGGTGGTCGACGCGGCGATGGTCGACGGCGCGGCGCTGCTCATGTCCATGTTCTGGGGCATGAGACACGTGGGCATGTGGAGTGACGTGCGCGGCACGAACCTGCTCGACACCGGCGCGCATTTCTACGAGGTCTACGAGTGCGCCGACGGCAAGTACATCTCGCTCGGCTCGATCGAGCCGCAGTTCTACGCCGAGCTCGTGAAGCTGGCGGAGCTCGAGCCGGCGGAGTTCCCGCAGCTCGACCGCGCGAGCTGGCCCGAGCTCAAGCGCAAGCTGGCGGCGGTGTTCAAGCGCAAGCCGCGCGCCGAGTGGTGCCGGATCATGGAGGGCAGCGACGTGTGCTTCGCGCCGGTTCTGTCCATGGGCGAGGCGCCCGCGCACCCGCACAACGTGGCGCGCAAGACTTTCATCGAGGTCGCGGGAGTGACTCAGCCGGCGCCCGCGCCGCGCTTCAGCCGCACGGCGCCCGAAGTGAGTCGGCCGCCTGCGCGCCCCGGTGAACACGGCGAAGACGTGCTCGCGAGCTTCGGCTTTTCGGCGCCAGAGATCCGCAAGCTGCGCGAGAGCAAAGCCATCGGCTGA
- a CDS encoding thioesterase family protein, which translates to MTEHVFDRDTAVTRVAEGEFSARLDRGWWIVVGPNGGYLAAILLRALGETVGDPERAARSLTVHYVSPAAEGPVRIATRVERAGRSLSTLTARLEQDGRLIALALAAFAKPRPSPRFHDSQMPEAPPPESLAALELPPETVVPLRERLETRPVFGERMRATSTHALAGGWLRPRVARLADAPFVALLCDAWPPAVAQHRALAKAQFRGMPTVDLTIHFRAPVPRDARPDDYYLGVFRSRTLRDGFAEEDGEIWTRRGELLAQSRQLAMLI; encoded by the coding sequence GTGACCGAGCACGTGTTCGATCGCGACACCGCGGTGACCCGCGTCGCCGAGGGTGAGTTCAGTGCCCGGCTCGACCGCGGCTGGTGGATCGTCGTGGGCCCGAACGGCGGCTATCTCGCGGCCATCCTGCTGCGCGCGCTCGGCGAGACGGTCGGCGATCCCGAGCGCGCAGCGCGCTCGCTCACCGTGCACTACGTGTCGCCCGCGGCCGAGGGGCCGGTGCGGATCGCCACGCGCGTCGAGCGCGCGGGGCGCTCGCTGTCGACGCTGACGGCGCGCCTGGAGCAGGACGGCCGGCTGATCGCGCTGGCGCTCGCGGCCTTCGCCAAGCCCCGGCCGTCGCCGCGCTTCCACGACTCGCAGATGCCCGAGGCGCCGCCGCCCGAGTCACTCGCCGCGCTCGAGCTGCCGCCCGAGACCGTCGTGCCGCTGCGCGAGCGGCTGGAGACGCGGCCGGTGTTCGGCGAGCGCATGCGCGCCACCTCGACTCACGCGCTGGCCGGCGGCTGGCTGCGCCCGCGCGTGGCCCGGCTCGCCGACGCGCCGTTCGTGGCGCTCTTGTGCGACGCCTGGCCGCCCGCCGTGGCGCAGCACCGCGCGCTCGCAAAGGCGCAGTTCCGCGGCATGCCGACCGTGGACCTCACGATCCACTTCCGCGCGCCGGTGCCGCGCGACGCGCGGCCCGACGACTACTATCTCGGCGTGTTCCGCTCGCGCACGTTGCGCGACGGCTTCGCCGAGGAGGACGGCGAGATCTGGACCCGGCGCGGCGAGCTGCTCGCCCAGTCACGCCAGCTCGCGATGTTGATCTAG
- a CDS encoding histidine phosphatase family protein: protein MADSAARIVLVRHGEIAANAARIWHGSTDSELTERGQLQAGRVAEHLALREPRPVALYVSPLRRTRATAAPIAARLGLELRLEPGLREYGIGELEGVSYDDLMREHRFFERIAQDPGFAPPGGESPREVIARVRDALERIARAHRGEQAIVVSHGAALGFTLGTLIDRDSTQWHRYHLANCAVSELVLEPEPRLLSWNSTDHL from the coding sequence ATGGCAGACTCGGCCGCCCGCATCGTGCTCGTGCGCCACGGTGAGATCGCGGCGAACGCGGCGCGCATCTGGCACGGCTCGACCGACAGCGAGCTGACCGAGCGCGGCCAGCTGCAGGCGGGCCGCGTCGCGGAGCATCTCGCGCTGCGCGAGCCACGGCCGGTGGCGCTGTACGTGAGCCCGCTGCGGCGCACGCGCGCGACCGCGGCGCCGATCGCCGCGCGCCTGGGCCTCGAGCTGCGGCTCGAGCCGGGCCTGCGCGAGTACGGCATCGGCGAGCTGGAAGGGGTCTCGTACGACGACCTGATGCGCGAGCACCGCTTCTTCGAACGCATCGCGCAGGATCCGGGCTTCGCGCCGCCGGGCGGCGAGTCGCCGCGCGAGGTGATCGCGCGCGTGCGCGACGCGCTCGAGCGCATCGCGCGCGCGCACCGCGGCGAGCAGGCGATCGTGGTGAGTCACGGCGCCGCGCTCGGCTTCACGCTGGGGACGCTGATCGACCGCGACTCGACTCAGTGGCACCGCTACCACCTCGCCAACTGCGCGGTCTCGGAGCTGGTGCTGGAGCCGGAGCCGCGGCTCCTGTCCTGGAACTCCACCGACCACCTGTGA